The Zingiber officinale cultivar Zhangliang chromosome 10A, Zo_v1.1, whole genome shotgun sequence genome contains a region encoding:
- the LOC122026895 gene encoding ADP,ATP carrier protein 1, mitochondrial gives MTDQVNHPTVTQKNVRQFHIGSGLAHLVHERHFSTANHMNGGLQSPVLSACRATSDLAMLSSASPILANAPSEKGFTNFAIDFLMGGVSAAVSKTAAAPIERVKLLIQNQDEMIKSGRLSEPYKGITDCFTRTMKDEGFASLWRGNTANVIRYFPTQALNFAFKDYFKRMFNFKKDKDGYWKWFGGNLASGGAAGASSLLFVYSLDYARTRLANDSKAAKKGGERQFNGLIDVYRKTLQSDGIAGLYRGFNISCVGIIVYRGLYFGLYDSLKPVILTGELQDSFFASFALGWVITNGAGLASYPIDTVRRRMMMTSGEAVKYKGSLDAFSQILKNEGPKSLFKGAGANILRAIAGAGVLAGYDKLQLIVFGKKYGSGGA, from the exons ATGACTGATCAAGTTAACCATCCAACTGTCACCCAAAAAAATGTTCGCCAATTCCACATTGGTTCTGGACTTGCACATTTGGTACATGAGAGGCATTTTTCTACAGCAAACCACATGAATGGTGGACTTCAAAGTCCAGTGTTGTCTGCATGCAGAGCTACCAGTGATCTCGCAATGTTGTCATCTGCATCGCCTATCCTTGCAAATGCACCTTCAGAAAAAGGATTTACAAATTTTGCCATAGATTTTCTTATGGGTGGAGTCTCTGCAGCTGTTTCCAAAACAGCTGCTGCTCCCATTGAGCGTGTGAAACTTCTAATTCAGAACCAAGATGAGATGATAAAGAGTGGTCGCCTCTCCGAACCCTACAAGGGTATAACAGATTGCTTTACACGGACAATGAAAGATGAAGGTTTTGCATCACTATGGAGAGGCAACACAGCAAATGTCATTCGTTACTTCCCAACTCAG GCTTTAAACTTTGCTTTCAAGGATTACTTCAAGAGGATGTTCAATTTCAAGAAAGACAAGGATGGATACTGGAAATGGTTTGGTGGAAACCTTGCTTCTGGTGGTGCTGCCGGTGCTTCTTCTCTGCTTTTTGTCTACTCCCTGGATTATGCCAGAACTCGTTTAGCAAATGATTCAAAAGCTGCAAAAAAAGGTGGAGAAAGACAATTCAACGGTCTTATTGATGTTTACAGGAAGACTTTGCAGTCCGATGGCATTGCTGGCCTTTATCGTGGGTTCAACATTTCATGTGTTGGAATCATAGTTTATCGTGGTCTCTACTTTGGATTGTATGATTCACTGAAGCCAGTGATTCTCACCGGAGAACTACAG GATAGCTTCTTTGCTAGCTTTGCGCTCGGTTGGGTGATAACCAACGGTGCCGGGCTTGCATCATACCCTATCGACACAGTTCGCAGAAGGATGATGATGACCTCAGGAGAGGCTGTCAAGTACAAGGGCTCCCTTGATGCATTCAGCCAAATTCTGAAGAATGAGGGCCCAAAATCTCTATTCAAGGGTGCGGGTGCCAACATTCTCCGTGCCATTGCCGGTGCCGGTGTCCTTGCTGGCTACGACAAGCTGCAGCTGATAGTTTTCGGGAAGAAGTATGGCTCCGGGGGAGCTTAA